The following nucleotide sequence is from Podospora bellae-mahoneyi strain CBS 112042 chromosome 1 map unlocalized CBS112042p_1, whole genome shotgun sequence.
GATATCTCGAGTCACTGTTTGCCTTTGTTTGCCTCGGTCAGCAGTTCAGTTACCTGCTTCGACGGAGCAAACAGTCTATTTTCCAGGGTGCAGTGCCCGGCCTAAGCTCTGCTGCTACCAGCCACTAACTTCACGCATGGGACGACAGGTTGTTATATTTAAACATCATACCTAGGGTATATCATCTCATCTAGCAGCAGCGgccggagaagaagccgTCGCCGCAGCCGAGGCTTGTGGGTTTCTCTTCTCAAACGACTCCTTCTCAATTGCCGCATCCATCATCCTGTTCCCGCTAATAATCGAAGTCGTGCAGATAACCATCTTTCGCCGCGCTGTGTAGTACCATCAGTTAGCCATGACTTCTACGTGTCGGGTATATGGTCCGACTTGCCTTCTTCCTGCTTTGCAATAAACCGCAGTGCTGCAATCTCAGTGAAACTGATGCCGCCCACGAACACCACAAAGACCGTCTTTTgttcaccacctcccgaTAATAACGCCCTGGCCTTGACAGCCTTATCCTCGCCCTTTTGGACCTCGTCGAACGTCTGGCCTCGAGCATGCTTGACAGCGTCGTCGAATCCACGCCATCCCTGTGCTCCACTTCCAGCCGGTCCAGCCGCACTCGTCACCCCGTTCCCTCTTGTGAGGGAAAGTAGATATTGTTTCTGGAGAATGCATTGGACAAGTCGAACCGATAAAGGGGCGTAGCCGCTATAGACGTAGGCAATATCGTTGGGGTCTTCTTCGTTGACCTCGTCCACAATGAGCCGGAGCTGCTTGCGGAGATATGTGTAGTTGGTTTTATTTCCAGTCGCACCTGCAGAGCCTGTCATGGGAATCATGGATGCCAGAGGGGATGACCTGGATAAAAACATCTGGAGCCGCTCTAGCTTATGGAGGGTTAGCAGATGCTGATATCCATACCCTTGAAGTATAAGTCGCCGAAAGTGGTCCAGCTCTTTGCTCTTGATGCCCCCCGAGATGCAAGAGTAAACACACATCAGTCTCAAAACTTGAGGCAATGGTGTGTCCCGCGCTATGAGCTCCTCAATGGCATCAAATTGCGAAGATGGATCCGCTCCTGCTGCCAGATTCTGCTGCACCTCAAGGAGCTTCGTAAAGAGCTCAGTCTGCGTATACTTCATGATTTCTTCTGTAAGGCCCGTGTGTATCTTCAAGCTCTGTTGCTCTGCCTGATATCCGGGTAGCTTTTGCACGAATTCCCTAAGCTCCGCTGTCGTCTTTGAACTGTGTCTGCTATCAAAATCGCTTTGGAGTCGTCGGGCTATTTTGTGCAACTGAGTGCCTACGACGGCGAAATTGGTGTCGCGAAGCTGCGCAAACAACTTGTCAGAGCCGTCCAGCTGTATCTTGCGCTTTCTCGTCTGCCCATCTGTTGCCGTCGGGGCTGTCGTCGATCCGGCTTGAGGTCCAGGCTGTGGTGCTGCGCCAACTATCGTCGAATCAACATCGGTTTGGTTATTTTGAATGCCAAACAGTTCGTCGATCAACCCCTCGTAAGTGAGCTGGGTGAGAAGAGGTGTAACAAAATCGACTTCTCGGTCgataatgatgatgcttTCAGTTGTTGTGCTGGGGCTGAGCCCAACCTTGCCGGCCTCGCCAACATCTTCGCCGGCGAGTAACTCTTGTCTCATGCGCAAAAGAAGATCTGAAACTCTTTTGGCATTATCGCCTTTGCCGACAATACGAGGAAACAGTCCATGCTTTTGTTGGATGCCCATCAAGGCGCGGGCGAGCAGGAAAACGGGCGTGGGGTCTTTGGCCAAATAAAGGTCGCGGAACGAATCGTCAAGCTCTAGGGACAAGACATCTTTATCCAGGGGAAAGAAGTAGAGCGGGAGTTCGGTGACATTGGTGTCTCCCAAgactccagcttcctccaAGATCTTGTCAGAAAGTAACGTCCGCCGAGGCACCCAGAACACATGGAATTCGAGCGGGGTCTGCGCCTCTCGCTGAAGGCGAGTAATCTGGTCTGCTGTCTTGTCAGTGGCCCCAGTTGACTCTCATGAGCATACTCTCAGTTTTGCTCAAGGTGAGGTGTCGTCGCagggtgggaagggtggtCCGGATGTCTTACCGGCTATCGCATGAGCGTTGCGGGCAGACTCGCCGCGGGCAATGAAGACGACATTGCGGTTGCTGGTATCCGTGTTCTTGTTCTCAAGAAAGAAGATCTTGTCGACATCGTATTCACGTAAAGTCGAGGCCTTGACTATCACACCGAGCGGGCCGGCGAGCTTCTCCTCAATGACGAGGTTCTTCTTTCCACGAACCTAGGGTGACGCTGCCTGTCAGTTCAGCAACTAACTCAGCACCGCACGCTGTAACATCGCAAGGGAACCGTGTGGTCCGTGATAGGGAGAGAAGTGATTATGGTCTTACTCCTTCGAGGAGATGAAGCAGATCCCTCCGCGCCTTGTCTCTGATCTGCTCTGTGTCAAACTCCGGTTGAGGAGCCATGGTGGTGAGCTGTCATGGCGATGTTGAAGTTGGTCCATGAAGCTTGCGAACCTCAGTAGGCAGCAAGTGACTAGCGAACGGACGCCTGGATGGATTACTTGGCGATGGCCCGAGCTCCAAAGCTCCACACGGGTCACAACGTCACACACTGATCGGTGGTCGGTGGATAGCTTCACCGATACTCAGATATATAATTCCAGATCTACAACTTGATCTTCCACTCTGGTGTTGATATCATTTTCTCTTCAGTTCCTGCTTGCAATTGATATGAAAGAGATGTTTATAGTGAACAAGTCTTTCGCTTTCTCTACACACTTTACATGGCAGTCTGCCTCTCAACACAGACTATTCTTCGACAAGACCAAGTATTGATCCATCAGTGATGAGCTTCTGTGAGCTCATTGAATAGCTTGTGAAAAACCCCCAGAAATTTTAGCCTGACAACCATGCTCGCAGAATTCCAAACTCCACCTCGGATGCTCGCTGGGACCGAGTGAGAGCGGCTCATTATGCAATCAGAGAATCTTTAATGCCCAGTATCCCAGTCATCCTCAATAAACGCCATATCCCAATCAATCAAAGCCAACTAGACATAAAACAGACAAAGTCAGACCcgtccatcccatctcaGACGTTGTTATCATCGTAATAGAAGTCGATATCCTTGGGGCGCAGTCTGTTGGCACGCACAAATTCCTCATCACCCGCGGGCCGTTCGTTTCTGCTGTTGCCCGTCAACATACTTTGGAGGCTCATGCACACACTCTCAACATTCTGCACCGGACTCCATCCTTGCTGTCCCAAGAGATCGAGGCAGATGATTCCATTGGAGTAAATGTGGGGATGAATCGGGATTGGTCGGTCGGCGAGCTTCACAAAAGTCACCTCGGGAGGTTCTAGCAGATGTGGTGTCAGCGACTTTTGGGGTTGGACAGCAAGCAAAGGAAAGCAATCGTACTCACCGATGGGATACTGCGCGCTGAAACGAAACTTGAGTCTGTAGATCTCGTTCAGGTAAAGAGGATTGTTGTCGAGTACCCGGATGTCCAGGAACCACTCTTCAAAGTTATCGGCCGACACAAGTTCAATGCCCGGAGGGAGGGAGTTGCTGTTGATCTATGTGCGCACAAGGCGATGACAATGTCAGTGGGGTTGACAAAAGATAAAAGAAGTCGCAGGAGGAAAAGGATTGCTTACTTTCGACAGCTCTTTGCCGAGCCGCTTAGTCGCGAATCCGGCCATTTTGTCGACGACTTCTGTGCGTGCTTGCAATCGTCGCCGGTGAAGCCGTCAGCTGAAGGGTCGCCGAGAAGGATTGACGCCGAGAAGGGGTGATGCCCAGCAAAGAGCCTACAATGGCTCGATGTTGGTGGCGGGGTACTTTTTCGAGAGCTTTAACGCGGGGGTGGGGCGAGGCACCAGCGCAACCTGAAGACCCTGGGGTAGCGAAAAGGAAAGAACCAGCCCCAGCTGGTCGGTGCAAAGGAAGAACACAGGAAGAGAACACTTgaggtttggtggtgttctCAAAAGCTCTCAGTGGTGGCATTAAATTCCTAGACAAAAAGGTGCACGGGATGGATGACTGGCGGGTAGGTAGGCGAGCGGCCAAGGTTTCCATCACAACGGCGGCATATGTGTATGTGATAGACTCCACTCACACCGCTTGAGATTTCTTAGAGATCAGGAACCAAGACACCGGAACCCGGGAAAGGAACGGGAAAGGGTCACTTGGTGATTACTACCAGCTGAGATTCCTCCCTTGCATCCAAGTAAGGGACAATCTCACATTCGCCTGCAACCTATAGGAAGGAATCAAATGACCCGGTATTAGGTTTCGGATGCCCTTGAGATTTGTTGACTTCCCACCAGTTGAGATACTATCCGGAGATCCAAGATATTGGGGATCATATGCACCAGCAACTGACTAGTCAGCCACAACGCCGTCGGGAaatccaacctcttcctcttccaaaGGAATAAAGACCTACGGAAAGCCTCTTCAAGCTCCAATTGATGTGTCCCTGAACCTTCATTACTACCCGACGGCAACTGGAAACACCATTCTGTCCCCAAGAGAGGCACAATCTGCACCCATGCAAGGCTGAGCCACAGGGAACCCTGAGAAGCCAAATCGAAGGCCCCATCTGCGGGAGGCGGTGCAGCTCGGGAAAAGACTTGCTCAGTCTAACGAAACATTACCACTCAGATTAACCACCATGCCACGACTGGACTAGCGATTCTCTAGAGTACACCAAATCAGAAAATATCCTGGCCGATTTTCCTCTCCGAGCAGTGGTCAATCGGCCTTCTCGAACAAGGAGACTTCAATC
It contains:
- a CDS encoding uncharacterized protein (COG:O; EggNog:ENOG503P2QX); the protein is MAGFATKRLGKELSKINSNSLPPGIELVSADNFEEWFLDIRVLDNNPLYLNEIYRLKFRFSAQYPIEPPEVTFVKLADRPIPIHPHIYSNGIICLDLLGQQGWSPVQNVESVCMSLQSMLTGNSRNERPAGDEEFVRANRLRPKDIDFYYDDNNV
- the VPS33 gene encoding Vacuolar protein-sorting-associated protein 33 (COG:U; EggNog:ENOG503NVCM; BUSCO:EOG09261LV7) → MAPQPEFDTEQIRDKARRDLLHLLEGVRGKKNLVIEEKLAGPLGVIVKASTLREYDVDKIFFLENKNTDTSNRNVVFIARGESARNAHAIADQITRLQREAQTPLEFHVFWVPRRTLLSDKILEEAGVLGDTNVTELPLYFFPLDKDVLSLELDDSFRDLYLAKDPTPVFLLARALMGIQQKHGLFPRIVGKGDNAKRVSDLLLRMRQELLAGEDVGEAGKVGLSPSTTTESIIIIDREVDFVTPLLTQLTYEGLIDELFGIQNNQTDVDSTIVGAAPQPGPQAGSTTAPTATDGQTRKRKIQLDGSDKLFAQLRDTNFAVVGTQLHKIARRLQSDFDSRHSSKTTAELREFVQKLPGYQAEQQSLKIHTGLTEEIMKYTQTELFTKLLEVQQNLAAGADPSSQFDAIEELIARDTPLPQVLRLMCVYSCISGGIKSKELDHFRRLILQGYGYQHLLTLHKLERLQMFLSRSSPLASMIPMTGSAGATGNKTNYTYLRKQLRLIVDEVNEEDPNDIAYVYSGYAPLSVRLVQCILQKQYLLSLTRGNGVTSAAGPAGSGAQGWRGFDDAVKHARGQTFDEVQKGEDKAVKARALLSGGGEQKTVFVVFVGGISFTEIAALRFIAKQEEGKSDHIPDT